One Aegilops tauschii subsp. strangulata cultivar AL8/78 chromosome 7, Aet v6.0, whole genome shotgun sequence genomic window carries:
- the LOC109749437 gene encoding uncharacterized protein — protein MAPSIHPSLHPTSIHPSIFRKKKKEKKKGNPHPHPQPDQPNPNSSHRTPPSSSPRSRHLLPVLQRRVPPPPPLRPATTSSFLDASHNGAHRVACRPPSRVAASASPTGDLLPHRWLLPHPSLTLASRRRRRCPHSLALRPREILSKVQTKPADGAAAAGGADASDATAPAAPAEDLKIWDARRMRFPNHDNDDALPTSSWASQPTSSRSTRRRSATFTAATASPRPCSTSRSSAAAPPPASRWRGPPRGGGAGGAHPASGEERRGRSMAAGGQIHAGTGPARQGDPCHGLVAQAVFFSSCPSPSAGSTMHHLDLLIRSGAAAATAPSFHVDGGHDLHKELQGDKVIAKNDRDEIDRQE, from the exons ATGgccccatccatccatccatctctCCATCCCAcgtccatccatccatctatcttcagaaaaaagaaaaaagaaaagaaaaagggtaacccccacccccacccgcaGCCCGACCAACCAAACCCTAACTCCTCCCATCGCACTCCTCCTTCCTCATCTCCTCGcagccgccacctcctccccgtCCTGCAGCGGCGCGTCCCGCCACCTCCTCCTCTCCGtcccgccaccacctcctccttcctcgaCGCGTCCCACAACGGCGCCCACCGCGTCGCCTGCCGGCCGCCCTCGCGGGTGGCTGCGTCCGCCAGCCCCACCGGCGACCTGCTACCCCATCGCTGGCTTCTCCCTCACCCCTCTCTAACCCTAGCTTCCCGTCGCCGGCGGCGGTGCCCTCATTCCCTCGCGTTGCGGCCGCGGGAGATCCTCTCTAAGGTTCAGACCAAGCCCGCTGATGGAGCTGCAGCCGCCGGAGGGGCCGACGCGTCGGATGCGACCGCCCCGGCCGCCCCCGCCGAGGACCTCAAGATCTGGGATGCGCGTCGGATGCGCTTCCCCAACCACGACAACGATGACGCC CTGCCGACCTCTTCCTGGGCTTCGCAACCAACTTCCAGCAGGTCTACGCGCCGGCGCAGTGCGACGTTTACTGCAGCAACTGCGTCACCCAGGCCGTGCAGCACATCGCGGTCGAGTGCGGCGGCGCCCCCTCCGGCCAG CCGCTGGCGTGGTCCTCctcgaggaggaggagcaggaggggCGCACCCAGCAtcaggagaggagaggagagggagatcCATGGCGGCCGGCGGCCAGATCCACGCCGGGACCGGGCCTGCTCGTCAAGGAGACCCATGCCATGGACTAGTAGCTCAAGCAGTCTTCTTTTCTTCCTGCCCATCACCATCTGCAG GGTCTACAATGCACCACCTTGATTTGTTGATTCGGtctggagcagcagcagcaacagctccttCCTTCCATGTAGATGGAGGGCATGACCTGCACAAGGAGCTCCAAGGAGACAAAG TGATTGCTAAAAATGACAGGGATGAGATCGACCGCCAAGAATGA